In one window of Longimicrobium sp. DNA:
- a CDS encoding di-heme oxidoredictase family protein yields the protein MACADDRRGDEATPTAPGAPRASGSGPQLGDPLPGLSSSELAAFNRGKLVFQRGFTQSTGLGPTFNASSCAECHGEEEGPVGGTGDEVETHFTNLRSDGTCDLLAASGGFVHQDSVTPALFAATGLTEEPFPTAQHQRGTRSIPDLFGFGLLAEVPAQVIISYATYDPNDSNGDGISGRAQLFGSEVGRFGRKGNEPSLTVFNAGALLNEMGITNALNMTENSIGGAAIPAGVDPTPEPEISSSDLDDLNAFVRFLAPPPQLPLTAEATTGKNLFASIGCAGCHRPTLTTGWMSRSLALSGKDVNAFTDLLLHDMGPEDADICLGQAANAEFRTEPLMGARFMEFFMHDGRATSVTEAIQFHGGEGSGARTSFFNLTTAQQSAVLAYVNSL from the coding sequence GTGGCGTGCGCCGACGACCGTCGCGGTGACGAAGCGACGCCGACCGCGCCCGGAGCGCCCCGCGCGAGCGGCTCCGGGCCGCAGCTCGGCGATCCGCTTCCGGGGCTCTCGTCGAGCGAGCTGGCGGCGTTCAACCGCGGCAAGCTGGTGTTCCAGCGCGGGTTCACGCAGTCCACCGGACTCGGTCCCACCTTCAACGCCAGCTCCTGCGCCGAGTGCCACGGCGAGGAAGAGGGCCCGGTGGGCGGCACCGGCGACGAGGTCGAGACCCACTTCACCAACCTGCGCTCCGACGGGACGTGCGACCTGCTTGCCGCGAGCGGCGGCTTCGTGCACCAGGACTCGGTGACACCCGCGCTCTTCGCGGCCACCGGCCTCACCGAGGAGCCGTTCCCCACGGCGCAGCACCAGCGGGGAACACGGAGCATTCCCGACCTGTTCGGATTCGGATTGCTGGCCGAGGTTCCGGCCCAGGTAATCATCAGCTATGCCACGTACGATCCCAACGACAGCAACGGGGATGGGATCTCGGGTCGGGCGCAGCTGTTCGGCAGCGAGGTCGGCCGGTTCGGGCGCAAGGGCAACGAGCCGAGCCTGACCGTGTTCAACGCGGGGGCGCTGCTGAACGAGATGGGGATCACGAACGCGCTGAACATGACGGAGAACAGCATCGGCGGCGCCGCGATCCCGGCGGGAGTCGATCCCACGCCGGAGCCCGAGATCAGCAGCTCGGACCTGGATGACCTGAACGCGTTCGTGCGCTTCCTGGCACCACCCCCTCAGCTCCCGCTCACCGCCGAGGCGACCACGGGCAAGAACCTGTTCGCGTCCATCGGGTGCGCGGGCTGTCACAGGCCGACGCTCACCACCGGCTGGATGAGCCGTTCCCTGGCACTGAGCGGCAAGGACGTCAATGCGTTCACCGACCTGCTGCTGCACGACATGGGCCCCGAGGACGCCGACATCTGCCTCGGCCAGGCGGCGAACGCGGAGTTCCGCACCGAGCCGCTGATGGGCGCGCGCTTCATGGAGTTCTTCATGCACGACGGCCGCGCCACCAGCGTCACCGAAGCCATCCAGTTCCACGGTGGCGAAGGCTCGGGTGCACGGACCAGCTTCTTCAACCTCACCACCGCGCAGCAGTCCGCGGTCCTGGCGTACGTCAACTCGCTGTAG
- the glk gene encoding glucokinase has protein sequence MLQPPHREIPDAGAARPTSPWSASSDDGLLLAGDVGGTKTVLALVREGDGSAEVVAEAVFPSREYASLEAVVASFRATHPAPVGRAAFSVAGPVIAGHAHITNLPWRLDEPQLADAIGVDRALLVNDLQATACAIPFLRPDQLTQLLGGDGDPTGPRAVIAVGTGLGEALLVHGPDGFTALASEGGHTDFAPRGALQRRLLAHLQRTYVHVSYERVCSGVGIANLYRFLAERADEPPPVWLAARLAVGGDITPALVEAGMGGERGDATCRRALRLLAAILGAEAGNAALRGLATGGVYLGGGIPPRILPVLRGRAFREGFLEKGPMSRLMATIPVHVILEPRAALLGAARYGMAMV, from the coding sequence TTGCTGCAACCCCCGCACCGCGAGATTCCCGACGCCGGCGCCGCCCGACCCACGAGCCCGTGGAGCGCGTCGTCCGACGACGGGCTGCTGCTGGCCGGCGACGTGGGCGGGACGAAGACGGTGCTGGCGCTGGTGCGCGAGGGCGACGGATCCGCGGAAGTGGTGGCGGAGGCCGTCTTCCCCAGCCGCGAATACGCGTCGCTCGAGGCCGTGGTCGCCTCGTTCCGCGCCACGCACCCCGCGCCCGTGGGCCGCGCCGCGTTCAGCGTGGCGGGGCCGGTGATCGCCGGGCACGCGCACATCACCAACCTTCCCTGGCGGCTGGACGAGCCGCAGCTGGCCGACGCCATCGGCGTAGACCGCGCGCTGCTGGTGAACGACCTGCAGGCCACGGCGTGCGCCATCCCCTTCCTGCGCCCCGACCAGCTCACGCAACTGCTGGGGGGAGATGGAGATCCCACCGGCCCCCGCGCGGTGATCGCCGTGGGGACGGGGCTGGGCGAAGCGCTGCTGGTGCACGGGCCCGACGGCTTCACCGCGCTGGCCAGCGAGGGCGGGCACACCGACTTCGCGCCGCGCGGGGCGCTGCAGCGGCGGCTGCTCGCGCATCTCCAGCGCACGTACGTCCACGTGAGCTACGAGCGCGTGTGCTCGGGCGTGGGGATCGCCAATCTGTACCGCTTCCTCGCGGAGCGCGCGGACGAGCCGCCGCCGGTGTGGCTGGCGGCGCGCCTGGCCGTCGGCGGCGACATCACCCCCGCGCTGGTGGAGGCGGGGATGGGCGGCGAGCGCGGCGACGCCACCTGCCGGCGCGCGCTGCGGCTGCTGGCGGCCATCCTGGGCGCGGAAGCCGGGAACGCGGCGCTGCGCGGCCTGGCGACCGGCGGCGTCTACCTGGGCGGCGGCATCCCCCCGCGCATCCTGCCGGTGCTGCGCGGGCGCGCCTTCCGCGAGGGGTTCCTGGAGAAGGGACCGATGTCGCGGCTGATGGCCACCATCCCCGTGCACGTGATCCTGGAGCCGCGGGCGGCGCTGCTGGGCGCGGCAAGGTACGGGATGGCGATGGTCTGA
- a CDS encoding ROK family protein, whose product MRKIDPRNFQRATRTTTKEINRQIVLNLVREYQPISRADLARRMEVARGIVTPLVNELIEQGLLVEGATGASPRGRKPTLLHVRAHDRLAVAVDVRLSETQLMLSDFSGRPLATELLATPGTPQELVGALAARVRRLLGTHAADGSCQGIGLVVPGMVDGATGKLVNAPTLGWRDVDLRGALEEAVGVPVHIERDAVACALAQMWMGQGTTSGGESDSFAYVTFSDGVGAGLVIGGRVVRGHRDAAGEFGHIPLSLDGPACPCGSRGCWEAYTSNAAVVARYLGRDLTTRESYAQVRETRLTVADVVARARAGDAAARAALEATGRYVGLGLAAIVNSLNPARIIVGGEIAAGWDLIRTQVLQAMAERTLTQGAASTPVIPEPHDPQTRLRGAAALVVAPVFAAPNIG is encoded by the coding sequence GTGCGAAAGATCGATCCCCGCAACTTCCAGCGTGCCACGCGCACGACCACCAAGGAGATCAACCGCCAGATCGTCCTCAACCTGGTGCGCGAGTACCAGCCGATCTCGCGGGCCGACCTGGCGCGGCGCATGGAGGTGGCGCGGGGGATCGTTACGCCGCTGGTCAACGAGCTGATCGAGCAGGGGCTGCTGGTGGAAGGGGCCACAGGTGCGTCCCCCCGCGGCCGCAAGCCGACCCTCCTCCACGTGCGGGCGCACGACCGGCTGGCCGTGGCCGTCGACGTGCGGCTGTCGGAGACGCAGCTGATGCTCTCCGACTTCAGCGGCCGCCCGCTGGCCACCGAGCTCCTGGCCACGCCGGGAACGCCCCAGGAGCTGGTCGGCGCCCTCGCCGCCCGCGTCCGCCGTCTCCTGGGCACGCACGCGGCCGACGGCTCGTGCCAGGGGATCGGCCTGGTGGTGCCGGGGATGGTGGACGGCGCCACCGGCAAGCTGGTGAACGCGCCGACGCTGGGCTGGCGCGACGTGGACCTGCGCGGCGCGCTGGAGGAAGCCGTCGGCGTTCCCGTGCACATCGAGCGCGACGCCGTGGCCTGCGCGCTGGCGCAGATGTGGATGGGGCAGGGCACCACCAGCGGCGGCGAGAGCGACAGCTTCGCCTACGTCACCTTCTCCGACGGCGTGGGCGCGGGGCTGGTCATCGGCGGGCGCGTGGTCCGCGGCCACCGCGACGCCGCCGGCGAGTTCGGCCACATCCCCCTCTCGCTCGACGGGCCCGCGTGCCCCTGCGGCTCGCGCGGCTGCTGGGAGGCCTACACCTCCAACGCCGCCGTCGTGGCCCGCTACCTGGGCCGCGACCTCACCACCCGCGAGAGCTACGCCCAGGTCCGCGAGACGCGCCTCACCGTGGCCGACGTCGTGGCCCGCGCGCGTGCGGGGGACGCGGCCGCCCGTGCCGCGCTCGAGGCCACGGGGCGCTACGTGGGGCTGGGGCTGGCGGCCATCGTCAACTCGCTCAACCCCGCGCGCATCATCGTCGGCGGCGAGATCGCCGCGGGGTGGGACCTGATCCGCACGCAGGTGCTGCAGGCCATGGCCGAGCGCACGCTCACGCAGGGCGCCGCGTCCACCCCGGTCATCCCCGAGCCGCACGACCCCCAGACCCGCCTCCGCGGCGCCGCGGCCCTCGTGGTCGCCCCCGTCTTCGCCGCCCCCAACATCGGCTGA
- a CDS encoding sodium:solute symporter family protein yields MTSIQLHAIDYVILALYFVFVVGIGVALRRYMRSSTDFFLSGRSIPAWVAGLAFLSANLGAQEVIGMAASGAKYGIATSHFYWVGAIPAMVFVGVFMMPFYYGSRARSVPEYLKLRFDEKTRGLNALSFATMTVFSSGISMYAMGLLLGTLLGWDFSVSVLVSAVIVLLYIFLGGLTSAIYNEVLQFFLIVAGFVPLVFLGLQDVGGWSGLTSRLAVTAQQAGFAPGAYTESWQHMGSASANPMGVEWFGLVMGLGFVLSFGYWTTDFLVVQRAMAADSMSAARRTPLIAAFPKMLFPALVILPGMIAIALTTQAGTSGFALPAKPDGSLNYDLSIPLMLGHYFPPGMLGLGLTALMASFMSGMAGNVTAFNTVWTYDIYQAYIKKGASDAHYLWMGRMATVFGIALSVATAYATTHFNNIMDMLQLVFAFVNAPLFATFLLGMFWRRTTGHGAFTGLLSGTLAAAVHHGLTLPAGSHAGIKGGWLGTVVNTYPSEMAQNFWTAIWAWSTCFVVTILVSLVTKPRPDEELRGLVYSLTDKPKDEGEPWYRRPAPLAILVLAMTLVLNLIFF; encoded by the coding sequence GTGACGTCCATCCAACTGCACGCCATCGACTACGTCATCCTGGCGCTCTACTTCGTGTTCGTGGTGGGGATCGGGGTGGCGCTCAGGCGGTACATGCGCTCGTCCACGGACTTCTTTCTCTCCGGCCGCTCCATCCCCGCGTGGGTGGCCGGGCTCGCCTTCCTGTCGGCCAACCTGGGCGCGCAGGAGGTGATCGGGATGGCGGCGTCGGGGGCCAAGTACGGGATCGCCACCAGCCACTTCTACTGGGTGGGCGCCATCCCCGCGATGGTGTTCGTGGGCGTGTTCATGATGCCGTTCTACTACGGCTCGCGCGCCCGCTCCGTCCCCGAGTACCTCAAGCTGCGCTTCGACGAGAAGACGCGCGGGCTGAACGCCCTCTCCTTCGCCACCATGACGGTGTTCTCGTCCGGCATCTCCATGTACGCCATGGGGTTGCTGCTGGGGACGCTGCTGGGGTGGGACTTCAGCGTCAGCGTGCTCGTCTCCGCCGTCATCGTCCTCCTCTACATCTTCCTGGGCGGGCTGACGAGCGCCATCTACAACGAGGTGCTGCAGTTCTTCCTGATCGTCGCCGGCTTCGTCCCCCTCGTCTTCCTCGGCCTGCAGGACGTGGGCGGATGGAGCGGGCTGACGTCGCGGCTGGCGGTGACGGCGCAGCAGGCCGGGTTCGCGCCAGGCGCGTACACCGAGAGCTGGCAGCACATGGGAAGCGCCTCGGCCAACCCCATGGGCGTGGAGTGGTTCGGGCTGGTGATGGGGCTCGGCTTCGTCCTCTCCTTCGGCTACTGGACGACCGACTTCCTCGTGGTCCAGCGCGCGATGGCGGCGGACTCGATGTCGGCCGCGCGGCGGACGCCGCTGATCGCCGCGTTCCCCAAGATGCTCTTCCCCGCGCTGGTGATCCTGCCGGGGATGATCGCCATCGCGCTGACCACGCAGGCGGGGACGAGCGGCTTCGCGCTGCCGGCCAAGCCCGACGGCTCGCTCAACTACGACCTCTCCATCCCCCTGATGCTGGGGCACTACTTCCCGCCGGGGATGCTGGGGCTGGGGCTGACCGCGCTGATGGCGTCGTTCATGAGCGGGATGGCGGGGAACGTGACCGCATTCAACACGGTGTGGACGTACGACATCTACCAGGCGTACATCAAGAAGGGCGCGAGCGACGCGCACTACCTGTGGATGGGGCGGATGGCGACGGTGTTCGGCATCGCCCTGTCGGTGGCCACGGCGTACGCGACGACGCACTTCAACAACATCATGGACATGCTGCAGCTGGTGTTCGCGTTCGTGAACGCCCCGCTGTTCGCCACTTTCCTGCTGGGGATGTTCTGGCGGCGCACCACGGGCCACGGCGCGTTCACCGGGCTGCTGTCGGGGACGCTGGCCGCGGCGGTGCACCACGGGCTGACGCTCCCCGCGGGCTCGCATGCGGGGATCAAGGGGGGATGGCTGGGGACGGTGGTGAACACCTATCCCAGCGAGATGGCGCAGAACTTCTGGACGGCCATCTGGGCGTGGAGCACCTGCTTCGTGGTGACGATCCTGGTGAGCCTGGTGACGAAGCCGCGGCCCGACGAGGAGCTGCGCGGCCTGGTGTACTCGCTGACCGACAAGCCGAAGGACGAAGGCGAGCCGTGGTACCGCCGCCCCGCACCGCTGGCGATCCTGGTGCTGGCGATGACGCTGGTGCTGAACCTGATCTTCTTCTGA
- a CDS encoding Gfo/Idh/MocA family oxidoreductase has translation MNGRVDREGDFRVGLIGYGLAGAVFHAPLVAATPGLRLAIVVTSNPERARQARAEHPGVEIVASADELWARADELDLAVVASPNRTHVPLARAALEAGLAVVVDKPLAASSTEARALVDEARARGLLLSVFQNRRWDGDFLTVRRLLAEGALGDVHRFESRFERWRPMPKQGWRERGDPEEAGGLLYDLGSHLIDQALALFGPARQVYAELDRRRPGVQVDDDAFVALTHASGVRSHLWMSAVAADDSMRLRVLGGRAAYVKNELDIQEAALRAGLLPDDPEWGREPPKRWGRLGAGSEWEKVETEPGAWPAYYAGILASLRDGAPPPVDPADSIAVLEIIEAAQRSSAEQRVIAQAPRTSH, from the coding sequence TTGAACGGACGAGTGGATCGCGAGGGTGATTTCCGCGTCGGGCTGATCGGCTACGGACTGGCCGGCGCCGTCTTCCACGCGCCACTGGTCGCCGCGACACCGGGGCTGCGGCTGGCGATCGTCGTCACCTCGAACCCCGAGCGCGCCCGGCAGGCCCGCGCAGAGCACCCGGGCGTGGAGATCGTCGCCTCCGCGGACGAGCTGTGGGCGCGCGCGGACGAGCTGGACCTCGCGGTCGTCGCGTCGCCCAACCGCACACACGTGCCGCTGGCACGCGCGGCGCTGGAGGCCGGGCTGGCGGTGGTGGTGGACAAGCCGCTCGCCGCCTCGTCCACGGAGGCGCGCGCGCTGGTGGACGAGGCGCGGGCGCGCGGGCTCCTCCTCTCCGTCTTCCAGAACCGCAGGTGGGACGGCGACTTCCTGACCGTCCGCCGCCTCCTGGCCGAAGGCGCGCTGGGCGACGTGCACCGCTTCGAGTCGCGCTTCGAGCGCTGGCGGCCAATGCCGAAGCAGGGGTGGCGCGAGCGGGGCGATCCGGAGGAGGCGGGCGGGCTGCTGTACGACCTGGGGAGCCACCTGATCGACCAGGCGCTGGCGCTCTTCGGCCCCGCGCGGCAGGTGTACGCCGAGCTGGACCGCCGCCGCCCGGGCGTGCAGGTGGACGACGACGCGTTCGTGGCGCTGACGCACGCGTCCGGCGTGCGCTCGCACCTGTGGATGAGCGCCGTCGCCGCGGACGATTCAATGCGGCTGCGCGTGCTGGGCGGCCGCGCGGCGTACGTGAAGAACGAGCTCGACATCCAGGAGGCGGCCCTCCGCGCCGGCCTCCTCCCCGACGATCCGGAGTGGGGCCGCGAGCCGCCCAAGCGCTGGGGCCGCCTCGGCGCCGGCTCGGAGTGGGAGAAGGTGGAGACGGAGCCCGGCGCGTGGCCCGCCTACTACGCCGGCATTCTCGCATCGCTGCGCGACGGCGCGCCGCCGCCGGTCGACCCCGCCGATTCCATCGCCGTGCTGGAGATCATCGAGGCCGCGCAGCGCTCCTCCGCCGAGCAGCGTGTCATTGCCCAGGCGCCGCGAACGAGTCACTGA
- a CDS encoding ATP-dependent 6-phosphofructokinase, which yields MDRPIRRIAINTGGGDAPGLNAVIRAATLTALENGWEVLGIRRGYMGLLHDEVDGEPGIVHLCADRVRGITHLGGTILGTTARGNLFGLEVRESDGTWGDRDPSDEIMARFAALGIDALIAIGGDGSLKIAHRLFLRGLRVVGVPKTIDNDLGATDMTFGFQTAVDVATDAIGRLHSTAEAHQRVMVVQVMGRHTGWIALESGLAGGADVILIPEIPFSVERIAAKIAERERARRRFSIIVVAEGARANGGAPSYVDGSSGRYGGIADRLAEELQELTEKETRPLVLGHIQRGGTPVPYDRNLALRFGAAAVHAVERGNFGCMVGLQGKSVRSVPLGEAITDIKRVPADGEVVRTARRLGVSFGD from the coding sequence ATGGACCGACCGATCCGGCGCATCGCCATCAACACCGGCGGCGGCGACGCGCCCGGGCTGAACGCCGTGATCCGCGCCGCCACCCTGACCGCGCTGGAGAACGGGTGGGAGGTGCTGGGCATCCGGCGCGGCTACATGGGGCTGCTGCACGACGAGGTCGACGGCGAGCCCGGGATCGTGCACCTCTGCGCCGACCGGGTGCGCGGGATCACCCACCTTGGCGGCACCATCCTGGGCACCACCGCGCGCGGCAACCTCTTCGGCCTCGAGGTGCGCGAGTCCGACGGCACCTGGGGCGACCGCGACCCGTCGGACGAGATCATGGCCCGCTTCGCGGCGCTGGGGATCGACGCGCTGATCGCCATCGGCGGCGACGGCTCGCTCAAGATCGCCCACCGCCTCTTCCTCCGCGGGCTGCGCGTGGTGGGCGTGCCGAAGACGATCGACAACGACCTGGGCGCCACCGACATGACCTTCGGCTTCCAGACCGCGGTCGACGTGGCCACCGACGCCATCGGACGCCTCCATTCGACCGCCGAGGCGCACCAGCGGGTGATGGTGGTGCAGGTGATGGGGCGCCACACGGGGTGGATCGCGCTGGAGAGCGGACTGGCCGGCGGCGCGGACGTGATCCTCATCCCCGAGATCCCCTTCTCGGTCGAGCGGATCGCGGCCAAGATCGCCGAGCGCGAGCGGGCGCGGCGGCGCTTCAGCATCATCGTCGTGGCGGAGGGCGCGCGCGCGAACGGCGGAGCGCCCAGCTACGTCGACGGATCGAGCGGACGATACGGGGGGATCGCGGACCGGCTCGCGGAGGAGTTGCAGGAGCTCACGGAGAAGGAGACGCGGCCGCTGGTCCTCGGCCACATCCAGCGCGGGGGAACGCCGGTGCCGTACGACCGGAACCTGGCGCTGCGCTTCGGCGCGGCGGCGGTGCACGCGGTGGAGCGCGGCAACTTCGGGTGCATGGTGGGGCTGCAGGGGAAGTCGGTGCGCAGCGTCCCCCTCGGCGAGGCCATCACCGACATCAAGCGCGTCCCCGCCGACGGCGAGGTGGTGCGGACGGCACGGCGGCTCGG